A section of the Roseivirga sp. BDSF3-8 genome encodes:
- the xseA gene encoding exodeoxyribonuclease VII large subunit, whose translation MESRLTLFELNRLIRNTLDANLEPGYWVVAEIGEMRMNQRGHCYMELVEKEDDQVKAKIRANIWAYTYRNISGWFEAVTGQGLEPGMKVLAFGKVQFHELYGMSLNIQDIDPQFTLGERARRKQEILKLLKEEGVYDMNRQLPLPLVPQRLAVISSPTAAGFGDFVHQLENNRNGYHFEIVLFQALMQGDKAPAAIVNAMHQIYEQMDCFDALIIIRGGGSQVDLDCFDTYEVASHVAQFPLPVFTGIGHERDETIADMVAHTSLKTPTAVAEFLLSGATRFDDRLNTALRSLIHVAAGNLSRASRLTDQLSGRLHMSVQQRLHNESVKLEVAGRDIRNQASNYLNREENRLEEMAKALKKLPEARLRSEKDKLVYLEKSLNLQHPDRLLEKGYTLTLNKGKIVKSAADLKPGDTLETRGRDFVLSSTLDKIEDGKA comes from the coding sequence ATGGAGTCCCGCTTAACGCTCTTTGAACTGAATCGACTGATTCGCAATACTCTTGATGCTAACCTGGAACCGGGCTACTGGGTGGTGGCTGAAATAGGTGAAATGCGTATGAACCAGCGCGGCCACTGCTATATGGAACTGGTGGAAAAGGAGGATGACCAGGTAAAGGCTAAGATCCGGGCTAATATATGGGCGTACACGTACCGTAATATCAGCGGCTGGTTTGAGGCTGTAACGGGCCAGGGGCTGGAGCCGGGCATGAAGGTGCTGGCTTTTGGGAAGGTGCAGTTTCATGAACTGTATGGTATGAGCCTGAATATTCAGGACATAGACCCTCAGTTTACGCTGGGGGAAAGGGCGCGCCGTAAGCAGGAGATACTCAAGCTGCTTAAAGAGGAAGGGGTATATGACATGAACCGGCAACTGCCGCTGCCACTGGTGCCTCAGCGGCTGGCGGTGATCAGCTCTCCTACTGCGGCCGGTTTCGGAGACTTTGTGCACCAGCTGGAAAACAACCGCAATGGCTATCACTTTGAGATTGTGCTGTTTCAGGCACTGATGCAGGGTGACAAGGCGCCTGCGGCTATAGTGAACGCGATGCACCAGATCTATGAGCAGATGGATTGCTTTGATGCGCTGATCATCATTCGCGGGGGTGGCAGCCAGGTGGACCTGGACTGCTTCGACACGTATGAGGTGGCTTCGCACGTGGCGCAGTTTCCATTGCCGGTGTTTACAGGCATAGGTCACGAGCGGGATGAGACCATCGCTGACATGGTGGCTCATACTTCCTTGAAAACGCCTACGGCGGTGGCTGAATTCCTACTGAGTGGGGCGACACGCTTTGATGACCGGCTGAACACTGCACTCAGATCACTCATACATGTAGCGGCAGGCAATCTGAGCCGGGCATCCAGGCTGACTGACCAGTTGTCGGGCCGGTTGCACATGTCTGTACAGCAACGCCTGCACAATGAATCGGTAAAGCTGGAAGTGGCAGGCAGGGACATCAGAAACCAGGCATCAAACTACCTGAACCGGGAAGAAAACCGCCTGGAGGAGATGGCAAAAGCATTGAAAAAACTACCGGAAGCCAGGCTGCGTTCTGAAAAGGACAAACTGGTATATCTGGAAAAAAGCCTGAACCTGCAGCACCCTGACCGGCTACTGGAAAAGGGCTATACCCTTACGCTGAATAAGGGAAAAATCGTAAAATCTGCGGCTGACCTGAAGCCGGGTGACACTCTGGAAACGAGGGGGCGGGATTTTGTATTATCAAGTACTTTGGATAAAATCGAAGATGGAAAAGCCTGA
- a CDS encoding S9 family peptidase: MSVLKNMITRCALLMACVALAPACSDSDEDDGSQEAVGEEAPVPTPPVAAIQTDTLVMFDTVIYDDYAWLKDKKDPEVIAYLEAENAYGDSLMAGTEEVRQSLYDEMRSRIKEEQRMPAVRNDDYYYYTRYEAGKEYAIHCRKKDSMSAEEEILLDENKLAEGEDYFRLGQYKVSPDHSHLAYTVDLSGNEIFTLFVKDLRDQTMLTDSIPGLSWSLDWATDNQTLFYSVQDEAKRPYKIFRHGLGTPYSDDKQVYHEEDERFFVDVRLSRSQQYLLISSESQVTSEVHLLPADDPYTKLSLFAPRKQGVKYSVMPHDNTFFILTNANAVNYKLMQAGAGQTRPANWQEVIGHREDITLESAQVFKDHVAIIERETGLQRIGILPVMNPREAHYIQFDEEVYALSREENPDFNTDTLRFGYRSLVMPYTVYDYSVSDRSRKMVHREEVPNYNPDAYESRRIMATAKDGTSIPVSMVFKKGTNLKANNPLLLYGYGSYGSVTSPSFRADRVSLLDRGMVFAIAHIRGSGDMGEKWYQAGKLMNKKNTFTDFIACAEHLVNEGYTSPEKLVANGRSAGGLLMGAVANMRPDLFKLVMAEVPFVDVINTMLDPNLPLTVIEYEEWGNPNKQAYFEYMLSYSPYNNVKEQAYPNMLFTGGLNDPRVGYWEPAKMAAAVREANTGNNTIMLRTNMGSGHFGASGRFSYLEEVAFKYAFMFKLLGIEADPGAGSDDTMARAGDTK, translated from the coding sequence ATGAGCGTATTAAAAAACATGATCACACGCTGTGCCTTATTGATGGCATGCGTAGCCCTTGCTCCCGCCTGTTCTGACTCGGATGAGGATGATGGCTCACAGGAAGCTGTAGGTGAAGAGGCTCCGGTGCCTACTCCCCCTGTAGCTGCTATACAGACGGACACGCTTGTGATGTTCGATACGGTAATTTACGATGATTATGCCTGGCTGAAGGATAAGAAGGATCCGGAGGTGATAGCTTACCTGGAGGCGGAAAATGCCTATGGTGACAGCCTGATGGCAGGTACTGAAGAGGTGCGGCAATCCCTGTATGATGAAATGCGCAGCCGTATAAAGGAAGAACAGCGCATGCCTGCGGTACGCAATGATGATTATTATTACTACACGCGGTATGAAGCGGGTAAGGAGTATGCTATCCATTGCCGTAAAAAGGACAGCATGTCCGCTGAAGAAGAGATATTGCTGGATGAGAATAAGCTTGCGGAGGGGGAGGACTACTTTCGCCTGGGCCAGTATAAGGTAAGTCCGGACCATAGTCACCTTGCGTATACGGTTGATCTTAGTGGCAATGAAATTTTTACCCTGTTCGTAAAAGACCTTCGAGACCAGACGATGCTTACGGATAGTATCCCCGGCCTGAGCTGGTCGCTGGATTGGGCTACGGATAATCAGACGCTCTTTTACAGTGTACAGGATGAGGCTAAGCGTCCTTATAAAATATTCCGTCACGGCCTGGGCACTCCTTATAGTGATGATAAGCAGGTGTACCATGAAGAAGACGAGCGTTTCTTTGTGGATGTGAGGCTGTCACGCTCGCAGCAGTACTTGCTGATCTCTTCTGAAAGCCAGGTAACCAGTGAGGTGCATCTACTCCCTGCCGATGATCCGTATACGAAGCTGAGCCTTTTTGCGCCCCGGAAGCAGGGGGTGAAATACTCCGTTATGCCGCATGATAATACGTTCTTTATCCTGACCAATGCGAATGCGGTAAACTATAAGCTAATGCAGGCAGGGGCGGGCCAAACCCGGCCGGCAAACTGGCAGGAGGTGATCGGACACCGTGAGGATATTACCCTGGAAAGCGCCCAGGTATTTAAGGACCATGTGGCGATAATAGAGCGGGAGACGGGACTGCAGCGTATTGGGATTTTACCGGTCATGAACCCGCGTGAAGCGCATTACATTCAGTTCGACGAGGAGGTTTATGCTTTATCACGAGAAGAAAACCCTGACTTCAATACGGACACACTCCGCTTCGGCTACCGCTCACTGGTGATGCCCTACACTGTTTATGACTATAGTGTAAGCGATCGCAGCCGGAAAATGGTGCACCGCGAGGAGGTTCCTAATTATAATCCGGATGCTTATGAAAGCAGACGTATCATGGCGACAGCTAAGGATGGCACGTCTATTCCTGTTTCGATGGTTTTTAAAAAAGGAACTAACCTAAAAGCGAACAACCCGCTATTGCTATATGGCTATGGCAGTTATGGCTCGGTGACCAGCCCGAGCTTTCGCGCAGACAGGGTGAGCCTGCTGGACAGGGGAATGGTATTTGCAATTGCGCACATCCGTGGCAGTGGCGATATGGGCGAAAAATGGTACCAGGCCGGTAAGCTCATGAATAAGAAGAATACCTTTACGGACTTTATAGCATGCGCGGAACACCTGGTAAATGAGGGGTATACCTCACCGGAAAAGTTGGTGGCCAATGGCCGTAGTGCCGGTGGTCTCCTTATGGGAGCCGTGGCCAATATGCGTCCTGATCTATTTAAACTGGTAATGGCAGAGGTGCCTTTCGTGGACGTTATCAATACGATGCTGGATCCTAACCTGCCGCTTACGGTGATAGAATATGAAGAGTGGGGCAATCCAAACAAACAGGCCTACTTTGAATACATGCTCTCCTACTCTCCCTATAATAATGTAAAGGAGCAGGCATATCCTAACATGCTATTTACAGGTGGGCTGAATGACCCGCGTGTAGGGTACTGGGAACCGGCCAAGATGGCGGCTGCAGTACGTGAAGCTAATACGGGGAACAATACCATAATGCTGCGTACGAATATGGGCTCGGGCCACTTTGGGGCTTCCGGCAGGTTCAGTTACCTGGAGGAAGTAGCTTTTAAATATGCCTTTATGTTCAAGTTACTCGGTATTGAGGCGGACCCTGGGGCAGGAAGTGATGACACAATGGCGCGGGCGGGGGATACCAAGTAG
- the xseB gene encoding exodeoxyribonuclease VII small subunit yields MEKPEDLPYSEAIKEVESILQHIENRELDIDDLSGNVNRALALIKACKSKLRHTEQDLQKALNDMDSDAPEEPAADA; encoded by the coding sequence ATGGAAAAGCCTGAAGATTTGCCTTATAGCGAAGCGATAAAGGAGGTGGAGAGTATCCTGCAGCATATTGAGAACCGGGAACTGGACATAGATGACCTTTCCGGCAACGTAAACCGTGCCCTGGCGCTGATCAAGGCATGTAAGTCCAAACTCAGACATACGGAGCAGGACCTGCAAAAGGCACTGAATGACATGGATTCGGATGCGCCGGAAGAGCCGGCGGCAGATGCCTAG
- a CDS encoding RNA polymerase sigma factor yields MEDQEIVKRLKNGEGRDHAFRLLVEKYQERMYWHIRKMVIDHEDADDLVQDVFVKVWKGIDRFREDSNLYTWLYRIATNECLTFLNKKKRRFFLPIGRNEGELELKLESDALISGDEVSMRLQKALLKLPDKQRLVFNMRYFDEIAYEDMARITDTSVGALKASYHHAVKKIEEFIREH; encoded by the coding sequence TTGGAAGACCAGGAAATAGTAAAAAGACTGAAAAACGGTGAAGGCCGTGACCATGCTTTTCGTCTTTTGGTGGAGAAGTACCAGGAGCGGATGTATTGGCATATCCGGAAAATGGTGATAGATCATGAGGATGCTGATGACCTGGTACAGGATGTTTTTGTAAAGGTGTGGAAGGGGATAGACCGCTTCAGGGAGGATAGTAACCTGTATACATGGCTGTACAGGATAGCTACGAATGAGTGCCTTACCTTTCTGAATAAAAAAAAGAGGCGCTTTTTTCTACCGATTGGCCGTAATGAAGGGGAGCTGGAGCTAAAGCTGGAAAGTGACGCGCTTATATCGGGAGATGAAGTAAGCATGAGGCTGCAAAAAGCACTGCTGAAGTTACCGGACAAGCAAAGGCTTGTATTTAACATGCGCTACTTTGATGAGATCGCCTACGAAGATATGGCGAGGATCACTGACACCAGCGTAGGGGCGCTTAAGGCGAGTTATCACCATGCTGTAAAAAAAATTGAAGAATTTATCCGTGAACATTAA
- a CDS encoding TetR/AcrR family transcriptional regulator, translated as MATTDKRKGQIKEAARSLFYQRGFTSVTMNDIARSLGMSKKTLYQFYSSKKELLEAILSDFESIVSGRIEEILADESLPFTEKLKSFLSYLGQAMNHISNVLVHDIKVHLPAMWERLEDYKRTAAFDRFDRLIAEGVRQGYVRKDIERPVVIALYSCAIEYLLDPAFLKQLPAPIRDAFPDRAGAIFDQIIRVIFQGILVEEARKELSSAPSKPADRYQSSLKDSA; from the coding sequence ATGGCCACTACAGACAAACGGAAGGGGCAAATAAAAGAGGCAGCCCGTTCCCTCTTTTACCAAAGAGGGTTCACCTCTGTCACAATGAATGACATTGCGCGTTCGCTCGGCATGAGCAAAAAGACTCTTTACCAGTTTTATTCAAGCAAAAAGGAATTACTTGAGGCCATTTTATCTGATTTTGAAAGTATCGTTTCCGGCAGAATAGAAGAAATCCTTGCAGATGAGTCACTGCCCTTCACCGAAAAGCTTAAGTCCTTTCTGAGCTACCTGGGCCAAGCCATGAACCACATAAGCAATGTGCTGGTTCACGATATTAAAGTCCACCTCCCGGCTATGTGGGAGCGTCTGGAGGACTATAAGCGTACCGCAGCCTTTGACCGTTTTGACCGGCTTATAGCAGAAGGGGTCAGGCAAGGCTATGTACGCAAAGACATTGAGCGCCCCGTTGTCATTGCGTTGTATTCCTGCGCCATAGAATACCTGCTGGACCCAGCCTTTTTAAAGCAATTACCGGCCCCCATCCGGGATGCTTTCCCTGACAGGGCCGGTGCCATTTTTGATCAGATAATACGGGTGATTTTCCAGGGGATTCTGGTCGAAGAGGCCCGGAAAGAGCTTTCATCAGCTCCCTCCAAGCCTGCCGATCGGTATCAGAGTTCTCTAAAGGACTCCGCCTGA
- a CDS encoding Spy/CpxP family protein refolding chaperone, producing the protein MKKIILITLMMITAGAAYSQRGSGEYREKLEAARIAIITEKLSLSPEQAQRFWPIFNEFDDKRKGLRRNMAEARRNLQIGDLSEAEADKLLDEWKAHRMAEVKLETEYMERFREVLSARQVLALISVEDELRRRLLRRLNERRGG; encoded by the coding sequence ATGAAGAAAATAATACTGATAACCCTTATGATGATAACTGCTGGTGCGGCTTATAGCCAGCGTGGTAGCGGGGAATACAGGGAAAAACTTGAGGCGGCCCGCATTGCCATAATCACTGAAAAGCTTTCGCTGAGCCCGGAGCAGGCACAGCGGTTCTGGCCTATATTCAATGAGTTTGACGACAAGCGGAAAGGGCTGCGCAGAAACATGGCGGAAGCCCGCAGAAACCTACAGATAGGTGACTTAAGTGAAGCAGAGGCGGATAAGCTGCTGGATGAGTGGAAGGCGCACCGGATGGCTGAGGTAAAACTGGAAACTGAATATATGGAGAGGTTTCGTGAGGTGCTTTCAGCCAGGCAGGTGCTGGCTCTCATATCTGTAGAGGACGAATTAAGGAGACGTCTGCTGCGCAGACTGAACGAGCGGCGGGGTGGCTAA